One part of the Magallana gigas chromosome 5, xbMagGiga1.1, whole genome shotgun sequence genome encodes these proteins:
- the LOC105338956 gene encoding uncharacterized protein — protein MEENNALHSSKMLSCPVCAALHIPQEGNLKNGVFTGTCQSCGHFFKFRCNSSTKSSITITVNGKLYNVGSEYAGSSSLNTFLRDSRISMGTKYMCKEGGCGTCLVQAQLYEPITMERKSYAVNSCLVPLFSCDGWEITTIEGIDSTSDKAIPKRLAQYNGSQCGFCSPGQVMNMHALLDFHGGGVTKQMMEDATDAVICRCTGFRSILDTMKSYAEENNQHVPDIEDIRTKRCDRTGQICTGSCHRQSSLLALKDAQWFRPTTVDDLIKTIQDNKGKNYKMVFGNTGYGVYKELDPLNYSILIDLRGVTELYGIDFDSSIVLGSNLSLTQLYDVLYRGAGEPQYGHFKEMCKIISDVATTSVRNLASWAGNLMLKHKHPEFQSDIYTMLETVGAQLEIAVNGESKIIPISQFLSLDMTDNIIIAMILNSIPDSHHVRIYKVNKRNQSAHSDVNAGLNFNIDVDQNFLVKSKPTIVFGGISKTFVHATKTEEYLTGKALDQNTLKGALSVLTQEVVPDDSDPVLTSAIFRKNVALGLFYRFVLDVLGNKAGSVFRSGSVPLTRPLSSGKQTYDTIPIEWPLTQPMTKVEAINQASGRAVYINDIAGQPGECYAEFVLSTEANAKIQSIDPSEALKMPGVLKFIAAKDIPGVNNVAPAPAPAEEVLAVDKVEFFSQPIGIIVAENSTAANAAVSKVKVTYTDQQPPILTMEEAIQKKSIFPNVADELKVGDAEGAIAKSAVKVSGRIQCGNQYHMAMETQITICNPTEDGFEVFSSTQWVDRCQKSIAMVLGIPDSCISLSVRRLGGAYGSKISRNFVVAAGCALASNAVKRPVRLSLDFHVNMKMVGKRFPWMADYTVGLSSDGLLEGIKITYYTDCGINPTENSLAGVSIGMDNAYFCPNWHVIPIALKTNKAMNTACRSPGSCPTIFIMESIMEHCAKILGKDPTDFKVQNLYKKGQLTPVKMPLTYCNIRELTSQLIQSTDYENRKQMVANFNQANRWKKKGLSVVPMKFGIGWTGGNYTALVAIHGFDGSVSISHGGIESGQGINTKVIQVCASTLGIPMDVIKVKPTDSLSTANSTTTGGSITSELCSNAVLQCCRALNKRIAPVKQKMPGKPWKDIIFQCFNENIDLSERYWEAPNTQYTFAYSSYGVTLTEVTLDLITGQHCIDRVDMLFDCGESMNPEIDIGQCEGAFVMGLGYFLHEEIKYNQNTGEQLTDGTWEYKVPLAKDIPVDFRINLLKNAPNPIGILRAKACGEPPLCMSCSALFAIKHAIEAFRKDIGKDTYFALDAPATVERVQLACSSDTAQFVIE, from the exons ATGGAGGAAAACAACGCTTTACACTCGTCCAAGATGTTGAGTTGCCCAGTTTGTGCAGCACT GCATATACCACAAGAGGGAAACTTGAAGAATGGCGTTTTCACTGGCACATGCCAATCCTGTGGCCATTTCTTTAAGTTCAGATGTAACAGCAGCACAAAATCCAGTATAACTATCACTGTCAATGGAAAACTATACAATG TGGGCAGTGAGTATGCAGGCTCCAGTTCACTCAACACATTTTTGCGAGACTCAAGAATCTCCATGGGAACAAAGTACATGTGTAAGGAGGGTGGTTGCGGAACTTGTCTCGTGCAGGCGCAACTGTACGAACCTATAACAATGGAGAGGAAGAGCTATGCTGTCAACTCT TGCCTTGTGCCTTTGTTTTCTTGCGATGGGTGGGAGATCACCACCATTGAGGGCATTGACTCCACCAGTGACAAGGCCATTCCTAAACGCCTCGCTCAGTACAATGGCAGCCAATGTGGCTTCTGTAGTCCAGGACAGGTCATGAATATGCATGC ACTTCTTGATTTCCATGGAGGGGGAGTAACTAAGCAGATGATGGAAGATGCCACGGATGCCGTGATCTGTCGGTGTACTG GTTTTAGATCAATTTTGGATACCATGAAGTCATATGCAGAAGAAAATAACCAACATGTACCTGATATTGAG GATATCCGCACTAAACGCTGCGATAGGACTGGTCAAATCTGCACAGGAAGTTGTCACAGGCAGAGTTCACTACTCGCCCTGAAGGATGCTCAGTGGTTCAGGCCGACTACGGTGGACGATCTGATCAAAACGATCCAAGACAACAAGGGAAAGAACTACAAAATGGTGTTTGGAAATACTGGATATG GAGTTTACAAAGAACTAGATCCTTTGAACTACAGCATACTGATTGACCTGCGAGGGGTGACAGAGTTGTATGGAATAGAT TTTGACTCGTCCATTGTTCTGGGCTCCAACTTGTCGCTGACTCAGTTGTATGACGTGCTGTACAGAGGCGCTGGTGAACCACAGTATGGACACTTCAAGGAGATGTGCAAGATTATCTCCGACGTGGCCACTACATCCGTCAGAAAT CTTGCTTCCTGGGCTGGGAACCTGATGTTGAAGCACAAACACCCAGAGTTCCAGTCCGACATCTACACAATGCTGGAAACCGTGGGAGCTCAGCTGGAGATTG CTGTGAATGGAGAATCAAAGATTATTCCAATTTCCCAGTTCTTGAGTCTGGACATGACAGACAACATCATCATAGCCATGATACTGAACTCGATTCCGGACAGCCATCATGTCAGGATCTACAAAGTCAACAAACGCAACCAG AGTGCTCATTCAGATGTGAATGCCGGATTGAATTTCAACATTGATGTGGACCAGAACTTTCTGGTTAAAAGCAAGCCAACCATTGTGTTTGGTGGAATCAGCAAAACATTT GTACACGCAACAAAGACAGAAGAATATTTGACAGGGAAAGCACTTGATCAAAATACACTGAAAG GTGCCCTGTCTGTTTTGACCCAAGAAGTGGTTCCAGATGACAGTGACCCAGTTTTGACCTCTGCAATCTTCAGGAAGAATGTTGCTTTGGGGCTGTTTTATAGG TTTGTGTTGGACGTTCTTGGAAACAAAGCAGGCTCAGTCTTCAGAAGTGGATCCGTTCCCCTTACCAGGCCTCTCTCCTCTGGAAAACAGACTTACGACACCATCCCCATTGAATGGCCCCTCACTCAGCCAATGACCAAAGTCGAAGCCATAAATCAG GCCTCAGGAAGGGCAGTTTACATCAATGACATCGCTGGACAACCAGGGGAATGCTATGCTGAGTTTGTTCTCAGTACAGAGGCCAATGCTAAGATACAGAGTATAGACCCATCAGAGGCATTG AAAATGCCTGGAGTCCTGAAGTTTATCGCAGCCAAAGATATCCCAGGAGTCAACAATGTTGCTCCTGCTCCTGCTCCTGCTGAAGAG GTCCTGGCTGTTGACAAAGTGGAGTTCTTCAGTCAGCCAATAGGAATCATTGTTGCAG AAAATTCAACTGCTGCCAATGCTGCAGTaagcaaggtcaaggtcacttaCACCGACCAACAACCACCCATTCTGACCATGGAGGAAGCCATCCAAAAGAAATCAATCTTCCCAAACGTGGCAGATGAACTCAAAGTGGGAGATGCAGAAg GTGCTATCGCTAAATCTGCTGTCAAAGTGTCTGGCAGAATCCAATGTGGAAATCAGTATCACATGGCAATGGAAACCCAG ATCACCATTTGTAACCCCACAGAGGATGGTTTTGAGGTGTTTTCCTCCACACAGTGGGTGGACCGATGCCAGAAGTCCATCGCTATGGTGCTGGGGATACCAGACAGTTG TATCAGCCTGAGTGTTCGCAGACTGGGAGGGGCTTATGGAAGCAAGATTTCCCGTAATTTTGTGGTAGCTGCAGGATGTGCTCTTGCCTCCAATGCTGTCAAAAG ACCAGTGCGCCTTTCGTTGGACTTCCATGTTAACATGAAGATGGTGGGCAAAAGGTTTCCATGGATGGCAGATTACACA gTCGGGTTATCCTCAGATGGACTGTTAGAGGGCATTAAGATTACCTATTACACAGATTGTGGTATCAACCCTACGGAAAACTCACTAGCAGGGGTGTCCATTGGGATGGATAATG CATACTTCTGTCCGAATTGGCATGTGATACCTATTGCTCTGAAGACGAATAAAGCAATGAACACCGCCTGCAGATCACCAG GGTCTTGTCCAACAATATTTATAATGGAATCTATCATGGAGCACTGTGCTAAGATTCTTGGCAAGGATCCCACCGACTTCAAAGTACAGAATCTGTATAAGAAGGGCCAG CTTACTCCTGTGAAAATGCCTCTGACGTACTGCAACATCAGAGAACTGACCAGCCAGTTGATACAGTCTACAGACTATGAAAACCGTAAACAAATGGTCGCCAATTTTAATCAg GCTAATCGCTGGAAAAAGAAGGGTCTGTCAGTTGTTCCCATGAAATTTGGAATAGGATGGACAGGCGGTAACTACACAGCTCTGGTAGCTATCCATGGGTTTGATGGCAGTGTGTCGATCTCTCACGGAGGGATTGAGTCTGGGCAGGGCATCAATACAaag GTGATACAGGTATGTGCTTCAACCCTAGGAATTCCCATGGACGTCATCAAGGTCAAACCCACCGACTCGCTGAGCACGGCCAATAGTACAACCACAGGGGGCAGCATCACGAGCGAGCTCTGTAGCAAT GCAGTGCTGCAGTGTTGCCGAGCTTTGAACAAAAGAATAGCCCCAGTGAAACAGAAGATGCCCGGCAAACCATGGAAAGATATCATTTTTCAGTGCTTCAATGAAAACATTGATTTGTCAGAGAGATATTG GGAGGCCCCCAACACTCAATACACTTTCGCATATAGCTCTTACGGTGTGACCTTGACCGAGGTCACCCTTGACCTAATTACCGGACAGCATTGCATTGATAGGGTCGACATGTTGTTTGATTGTGGAGAAAG TATGAATCCAGAAATAGACATTGGTCAGTGCGAGGGAGCCTTTGTTATGGGCCTGGGATACTTCCTGCATGAAGAAATCAAATACAATCAGAACACAGGAGAACAGCTCACTGATGGCACATGG GAGTACAAAGTTCCACTGGCAAAAGACATTCCTGTTGATTTTAGGATCAATTTGCTGAAGAATGCACCAAATCCAATTGGGATTCTGAGGGCAAAAG CCTGTGGTGAGCCCCCTTTGTGTATGAGTTGTTCCGCTCTGTTTGCCATTAAACATGCGATTGAGGCCTTCAGAAAGGATATTGGAAAAGATACGTACTTTGCACTGG atGCACCAGCTACAGTGGAGAGAGTTCAGCTAGCCTGTTCAAGTGACACTGCCCAGTTTGTCATTGAATAA
- the LOC105338957 gene encoding elongation factor 1-alpha has product MGKEKTHINIVVIGHVDSGKSTSTGHLIYKCGGIDQRTIQKFEKEAAEMGKGSFKYAWVLDKLKAERERGITIDIALWKFETTKYHVTIIDAPGHRDFIKNMITGTSQADCAVLIIAAGTGEFEAGISANGQTREHALLAFTLGVKQLIIGVNKMDSTEPPYSEARFNEIKGEVEKYIKKIGYNPKAVPFVPISGWHGDNMIEASTKMEWFKGWAIERKEGNASGKTLLEALDSILPPKRPTDLPLRLPLQDVYKIGGIGTVPVGRVETGIIKPGMVVTFAPPNITTEVKSVEMHHESLPEAVPGDNVGFNIKNVSVKEIRRGNVCGDSKNDPPKGAKNFLAQVIILNHPGEIKNGYAPVLDCHTAHIACKFVEIKEKCDRRSGKVLEEAPKCIKNGDAGMVLMVPSKPMCVEAFSKYAPLGRFAVRDMRQTVAVGVIKEVEKAEPSQGKVTKAAQKAGGKK; this is encoded by the exons ATGGGTAAGGAAAAGACTCACATCAACATTGTCGTCATTGGTCATGTCGACTCTGGAAAATCAACTTCCACTGGCCATCTCATTTACAAATGTGGTGGTATTGACCAGAGAACCATCCAAAAGTTCGAGAAGGAAGCTGCTGAG ATGGGAAAGGGTTCTTTCAAATACGCCTGGGTGTTGGACAAACTGAAGGCAGAGCGTGAACGTGGTATCACCATTGACATTGCTCTGTGGAAGTTCGAAACCACCAAGTACCATGTCACCATTATTGATGCTCCCGGCCACAGAGATTTCATCAAGAACATGATTACag GAACTTCACAGGCTGACTGTGCTGTGTTGATCATTGCTGCTGGTACTGGTGAATTTGAAGCTGGTATCTCGGCTAACGGACAAACGCGTGAACACGCCTTGTTGGCTTTCACTTTGGGAGTAAAGCAGCTCATCATTGGTGTCAACAAAATGGACAGCACTGAACCACCATACAGTGAG GCTCGATTCAACGAAATCAAGGGTGAAGTAGAGAAGTACATCAAGAAGATCGGATACAACCCCAAGGCTGTCCCCTTCGTCCCCATCTCTGGATGGCACGGAGATAACATGATTGAGGCTTCCACAAAGATGGAATGGTTCAAGGGATGGGCCATTGAGAGGAAAGAGGGAAATGCCAGCGGAAAGACCCTTTTGGAAGCTTTGGATTCTATCCTGCCACCAAAGAGACCAACTGACTTACCTCTTCGTCTTCCACTTCAGGATGTCTACAAGATTGGAG gtATTGGAACAGTGCCAGTTGGTAGAGTGGAAACTGGTATTATCAAACCAGGTATGGTTGTCACCTTTGCTCCACCCAACATCACCACTGAGGTAAAATCTGTGGAAATGCACCACGAATCTCTCCCAGAGGCTGTCCCTGGTGACAATGTTGGCTTCAACATCAAGAACGTGTCCGTAAAGGAAATCCGTCGTGGAAACGTCTGTGGAGACAGCAAAAATGATCCACCAAAGGGCGCCAAGAACTTCCTTGCCCAG GTCATCATCTTGAACCACCCTGGTGAGATCAAGAATGGATATGCGCCTGTCCTTGATTGCCACACTGCTCACATTGCCTGcaagtttgttgaaatcaaAGAGAAATGCGATCGTCGTAGTGGAAAAGTCTTGGAAGAGGCACCAAAATGCATCAAGAACGGAGATGCTGGTATGGTCCTCATGGTTCCCAGCAAGCCTATGTGTGTTGAAGCTTTCTCTAAATATGCACCCCTGGGACGTTTTGCTGTCCGTGACATGAGGCAGACCGTGGCTGTTGGTGTCATCAAGGAGGTTGAGAAGGCTGAGCCATCACAGGGCAAAGTCACCAAGGCTGCACAGAAAGCCGGTGGAAAGAAGTGA